Proteins encoded by one window of Lactobacillus sp. ESL0684:
- a CDS encoding phosphatase PAP2 family protein → MNNTNQPKTDTIVPASVFLVIYAIWAILVSAGSNFIQQFDKIVIGIVTNNNESITQFTKSFTNLGNTSVIIAETIILVIILVIFKKYAYACFTAGTMIAANGFNWIIKHAIARPRPSVHHLVYADGYSFPSGHSVGSATLFGILIVLTLLLVKNKPLKTIMCAIWFCFPVLIGYTRIFAHVHYPSDVVGGFLEGISFLLIGYSCLYHYYYAKS, encoded by the coding sequence TTGAACAATACAAATCAACCAAAAACGGATACGATTGTGCCCGCAAGTGTCTTTTTGGTTATTTACGCAATCTGGGCTATCCTAGTTTCTGCGGGCAGTAATTTTATTCAGCAATTCGATAAAATCGTGATTGGGATCGTTACCAACAATAACGAATCTATTACCCAATTTACTAAATCTTTTACTAATTTGGGTAATACCAGCGTAATTATTGCTGAAACTATAATTTTAGTAATAATTTTAGTAATTTTTAAAAAATATGCTTATGCCTGTTTTACGGCTGGTACTATGATTGCTGCTAATGGCTTTAATTGGATTATTAAACATGCAATTGCCAGACCAAGGCCAAGCGTACATCATCTCGTCTATGCAGATGGTTACAGTTTTCCATCAGGACATTCTGTCGGTAGCGCAACTTTATTTGGCATTTTAATCGTTTTAACACTTCTGTTAGTTAAAAATAAGCCACTCAAAACAATTATGTGTGCAATTTGGTTTTGCTTTCCCGTGTTAATCGGTTATACTCGAATCTTCGCGCATGTCCATTACCCTTCAGATGTAGTCGGCGGTTTTCTTGAGGGAATCAGCTTTTTACTAATCGGCTATTCTTGCTTGTATCATTACTATTATGCTAAATCATAA